Part of the Clostridium cylindrosporum DSM 605 genome is shown below.
AAGATATATATATTATGTTAGTATAAAAATATAAAGTTAAGGAGGAATAAAGTTGGAAATTAATAATGTAAATATAGTAGATTATATAGGAAAAACATTTAAACACTTTAAAGGAGACTTATATTTATTAATAGATATAGCTATTCATTCAGAAACAGATGAAGAAATGGTTGTTTACAAGGCTCTTTATGGAGATTGTAGGACTTATGTAAGGCCTTTAAGTATGTTTATAAGTAAAGTGGATAAAAGTAAGTATCCTAATTCATCACAAGAATATAGATTTCAACCATACAGCCTTAAAAGTGTTAAATAGTAAAGAAAATAAACTTACACATAGTGGCTAAGGAACTTAAAATAAAAGTCTATCCTAGAATGGAATAGGAGCTAAATAAAATACTCTTACATTGAAATGAAAGTTATCCTTAATTAAGGATGCTTTTTTATTTTTATTAAATTAAGTAAGCCTTTTACATAAATCACTAAACATGATATCATATATTTAAGGATATACTAAAAACTATGGACATGCTTAATTTGTAGTATAGTACTTAGAATTAATTTTAGTGTATATAAAGAAAAGGTCAGGGGATGAATATGCGAGCGTTATATCAGGAGGGTTCAAGATATACCTGTATAGATAATGTAAAAGGATTAGCAGAAGTTGATGTGAATTTTGAGAAGTATGAAGGTTTTACTGATACTTTTGTAGCTATAGACATAGAAACAACAGGATTAAAGTATGACGAAAATAAAATAATACAGTTATCAGGAATAAAATATAAAGATGGAAAAGAAATTGCAAGGTTTGATGAATATATAAATCCTAAGGTTTACATTCCTAGATTTATAACTGAAATAAATGGAATAACAAATGAAATGGTGAAGACGATGCCTACAATTGATGAGGTTATTCCTAAATTTGTTGAATTTTTAGAAGACTTTATAATAGTGGCTCATAATTCCAAGTTTGATATGAAGTTTATTCTATTTAATCTTCATATGTACAATGTTCTTAATTCTAATGCCATTAATTTGAATAATAAGGTGGTTGATACACTTTTGCTTTCAAGAAGGTATTTAAATGGTATAGTTGAGAATAACAAACTGATTACTTTAAAAAAACATTTTAATATTGTAACAGAAAAAGAGCATTGTGGTATAGATGATGCATATTCCTGTGCTGAGTTATATCTTAGAATTAGTGAAATTGTTAATAAAATTTAGTATTAAAGCTACCTTTAAATTTAGAAGAAGGTAGCTTTAATTTTGTAATAAAAAATCGAATATTAGAATTAAAAATTGAGAAAACTACCTTTAAGCAATAATTAGGAGGTAATTTAAAATGCTTTTAGGAGATAGTAAAACAAAAGAAAATTTAATGCGTGCATTTGCAGGAGAAAGCCAGGCTAGAAATAGATATGATATGGCAGCTAGTGTTGCTAAAAAAGAAGGTTTTTTTATAATCGAAAAGGCATTTATTTATACTGCTGATCAAGAAAGAGCACACGCTAAGTTATATTATGATAAACTGAAAAGTTTTGCAGGAAATAACGTTAATATATCTGAAGCAGGATATCCAATAGATATATATGATCAGACTCTGCCTTTATTAAAGGCTGCATCTAAAAATGAATATGAAGAGTGGGGAGAAGTTTATAAAGATTTTGCAAAAGTTGCTAATGAAGAAGGATTTACTGATATAGCAACTATATTTTCTCAAGTTGCAGAAATAGAAAAGATACATGGGGATAGATTTGCAAGATTTTATGAGGAAATTGAATCAGGGACCCTATTTAGAAAGTCAGAGGATGTTCAATGGATGTGCACTAATTGTGGTCATGTTCATACAGGAAAAGAAGCACCAGGAGTTTGCTCTACATGCTCTCATCCAAGAGGATATTTTCTTTTATTCGAACACTCATTATTTGAATAAATGTAGATTAATATAATTAACCTTCAAAGTGCCACACCTTAAAACGGGATGTGGCACTTTGAAGGTTTAAAGAGCAATTTCCATAATATCTTCAATTGTTATGTTTGAGAAGTATTTTCCTATATCAAGTGTTTTAAGTGATTCATGAATACTATCATAATTATGTTTTACACCAATTAGAGCATCTTCAACATCTTTAACATCTTTTTTACTAAAGAAATCACCATATATTTTACAATTTTTTATTATACCTTTTTCTACATTAAAGTGAAGTTCAACAGTTCCACCTTTAAATCTTTTTTCATTGATAAAGTTGTATTTTGGAGAAGTTCCGAAATTCCATTCCCAAGTAGAATATTTTTCATCACGAAGCTTGATTATGGAAGAAATATCTTCTTTAGTAAATTCATAAATCTTTCCCTCTGATGAATTATTATTTTTAACATAATCCATTGTAAGGGAAATAAAATCTTCTATTGTTATAGGAGATTTTAGATGTGAGCTTATATTTGTAACTCTACTTTTTACTGACTTTACTCCTTTTCCTTCAAATTTTGATGGTTTAACCTTTAGAGAGTCTGATATATTCGTTATACTTGAAGCAAATAGAAGTGTTCCATGATGGAGAACACGGTTTTTGTAATTATACTGTGCATTTCCTGAAAACTTTTGATCATTTATAGTAAGGTCATTTCTTCCTGAAAGTTCTGCTTTAATATCAAGTTTATCATTTAAAACACCTATTATAGGAGATGTGAATTTTGAGAAGTTTACAAAATCATCTGTATCATTTGTTATAAATGTAAAGTTTACATTTCCAAGATCGTGGAAAACAGCACCACCTCCAGAAAGTCTTCTTACAACATGTATATTATTTTCCTTTACATAATCTAAGTTTATTTCAGCTAAGGCATTTTGATTTTTACCTATTATTACTGCTGTAGAGTTTCTCCAAAGTATAAAGCAATCCTCAGTGAAATTTTTAAGTACATATTCCTCAGCTGCAAGGTTAAAGTATGGATCAGTTGAGTTATTATAAATATATAGCATTTAACTATACCTCCTAAGTATATATGTTAATAATAATGTATAATTTAATCATCAACTAATAATTCTAAAGGAAATAATTAAAGTTTACAATGCTTTACAAGGATACATACTTTAATAGATTAGGGTAAGGTTTTATATTATGAAAAAGATGCGTTGAATATAGGTTAAAGTATTTTTTTGTTTTTATAAACCTGGATGTGTATTTTTTCTTTTATATCATTTAAGGATAATGATGAATGATTGCTGTTAAGTATGATTGTAGAAGGTTTTTTATCTATTTTTCCATTTATTGTTAGTGTATTTATAGTTATACCACTGGGATTTAATAACTTGTTATATAATAAATAAATATTTTCAGAGACTTCATTTAGATTTGAGTCTTTTACTAAAGTTAGTTTCACATCTTTTGGTAATAGTTTTAAGTTTGTATCCGGGGATTTATCGACTAAATACCCCTTGTTAGATGATACAGATTTAACATTAAAAAGAGATATATTACACTGGTATAGATATTTATCAAGCTCTTTTTCCAATATTACTTTTGTTAAGTTCTTTGAATAGTTATCTGATATTATGTTTTTAGCTGATTTTGAAACATTGAAGGATACATCATTATCTAAACAAACTGCTTTAGTATAAAACTTTTTATTTGTTAAATCATATATTGGTAAATTAACATAAAAGTTTTTAGTTGGGTACACTCTTTCTAAATAGCTATTAAATTGAGAATATACAGTGGCTATTGTGGAAATAAGTATTATTATAAATGAAGTTAAAAGTATGAGTACTGTTTTTTTAACTAGAGACATTAAATCACCTACCTAGGGTATAATATGAGGCTAATTATACTAAATAAAAAAGGTTGAAAAGTTTCAATCTAGTAACGAAATTTATAGCAAAATATATAAAATGCTTTAGTGATTATATTACTATTTGTAACATAATAAGTGCTATTTGTAATTATGTTGTATTGATTGTAAAAAAATACTTGTTCATATGTATTATAAGTAAGTTTAGTTACATATTCTAATATAGGCGTATAATAAAAAACTACTATTAGTAATATAGGAGAGCATATGAGTAAGAATCTTAATTCATATTATTGGGTAGGAAAGATATCATCTAATATGGGTAGAATAGTTAACTTTAATTACACCGGTGTAGTATATATGAGCTCAGGGGTTATGAGACATATCTTAAAAAAGCATAGGAGTCAGTTAAGTAAGAAAAATCTTCATGATCCTATAGGTTGCATTAAAAGAGTTATAAAAAACCCTGACTATATAGGAACTCATCCGGATAAACAAGGTACTAGTATGGAGTTTGTTAAGTGTATACATGATAATCATATTTTAGTTGCAGTAGATGTTGATAAGGAAGATGGATATATATATATATCTTCTATGTATCCTATTACAGATGCAAAGTTAGAAAGTAGAATATGTAGTGGAAGGTTTAAAAAAGCAATTATACGTTAAGTAATTTAATTAAAGATAGCAGATAAAAGTGGATATTTAATATTGTTTGACAAGGTTTATCATTATAACTATACTTTACAAAAGAAATCTATTTTATAGGAGAGAAGTTATTATGAAAGGTTTGTTTATTGAATATCCAAAATGCTCAACTTGTAAAAAGGCTAAAACATGGTTAGTTGAAAATAATGTACAGTTTGAAGAAAGACATATTGTAGATAATAATCCATCTAAGGAAGAGTTATCAGAATGGATAGAGAAAAGTAATTTTCCAATTAAGAAGTTTTTTAATACAAGTGGAATACTTTATCGAGAAATGAATCTAAAAGATAAAATAAATGATGCTACAAAAGAAGAATTAATAAGTATTCTTTCAGAAAATGGGATGCTTGTAAAAAGACCTATATTTTTATTTAAGGATAAGGTTTTAGTAGGTTTTAAGGAAGCAGAATATGAAGAGTTGATTAAGTAAATATAATATCTTTAGTAAAGTAGAAAGTCATATATTGAAGACTTCTACTTTTGTATTTTATATAAAATTAAAACAACATATGTAAAATAATGTATAAATAGGATATGATATAAGTGTTATTGTATATTATATCTTATATCTTAGGATAGGATAGATCAAATAATTGTATATTTTAAGATGTACTTATATTTTATATATTAATTCATATATATTAATATATGTTTATAGATTATAAAGTAATTTGCTAAAAGTAAGCTAAGACTTTATCCATATTTTCTATACCAAGGATATTTAATTTGAATAAAAATAGTTTATTTAAAATTAAAGTAGGCGAAAGCTTTACTTTGCCTTTGTATAAAGGTTAGTAAAGTAGAAATAATATTAGTTGAGGTGATAGAAGTGGATAATAATATTAATGAAATATTAATTAATAAAGGTAAGCTAATTGGCAATTACACTAAAAATGCTATTAAAGCCTTTGAAGAAGGAATAGTTAACCAAGAGAACTTCCTAGAAAAACAAAGAATAAAGGATTGAAGAAATTAAAATTAACTGGAGAGGTCATTAATATTCATGATTTCTCCTTTTTCCCTTTTGACAAATGCTTAAAATAGGAATAGGATTAAGTTGGTGCCATTATTAAATTAATGGAGGTGTAAAACATGAAACCAAAATTATTAACTATGTTTGAAAGGAAGGAGATAACAAAGAAAAGCATAACAAAGGATTTTATATCAGGAGTAATTGTTGCAATAATTGCCTTGCCTCTATCGGTAGCACTTGCGATATCATCTGGAGTTTCTCCGGAAAAGGGACTTATTACAGCAATTATAGCAGGACTATTTATATCTCTACTCGGGGGTAGTAGGGTACAAATCGGAGGTCCTACAGGAGCATTTGTTGTTATTGTATATGGAATTGTTAAAACACATGGATTAAATGGACTTATCATTGCCACTATTATGGCAGGTATAATCATGATAGGTTTAGGACTGTTCAAGTTTGGCAGTGTTATAAAATTTGTACCATATCCAATAACTGTAGGTTTTACAGCTGGAATAGCTATAACACTTTTATCGACACAGGTAAAAGACTTTTTAGGCCTTGATATTAAGGATGTTCCATCTGAATTTATTCCAAAGTGGCAAGTATATTTTGAAAGTATGAATTCAATAAATATAACTGCTCTTTTAGTTGGATTAATTGCAATCTTTATAATGATTTTTTGGCCTAGGATTAACAGAACAATTCCAGGTTCATTAGTCGCACTTATTTTTACAACTATCTTAGTACAGGTTTTTAACCTACAGGTTGCAACAATAGGAAGTAGTTTTGAAAGTATTTCATCCTCAATTCCTATGCCAACATTTCCTAATATAGATATTGCTCAGATTAAAGTTTTAATTGGACCTGCAATAACAATTGCAATACTTGCTTCTATTGAATCGCTATTATCTGCGGTTGTAGCAGATGGTATGATAGGCGGGAAGCATGATTCTAATATGGAACTTATAGCTCAGGGAGTTGGGAATATCTTCTCAGGTATTTTTGGTGGAATTCCTGCAACAGGAGCTATAGCTAGAACAGCAGCAAATATAAAAAATGGGGGAAGAAGCCCTATCTCAGGAATTGTACATGCTATAACATTGCTTTTAATAATGTTAATTTTTATGCCACTTGCAAAGTTAATACCAATGACGACTCTAGCAGCGATACTAATTATTGTTTCATATAATATGGGAGAGTGGAGAACATTTGCATCACTTTTAAAGGCACCAAAAAGTGATACTGCAGTTCTATTAATCACATTTTCATTAACAGTAATATTTGACTTAGTTGTTGCAATAGAAGTAGGAATGGTTCTTGTTGCCTTCTTATTTATGAAAAGTATGGCTGATACTACTAAAATAGAGTGTGTTAAAGATGATAAAGAAAGTAATGAATTAAATAATGAAGTTATTAGGAAAGATGAGAATACATCTAAAGATAAGGTTTTGATTTATGAAATACATGGACCATTTTTCTTTGGTGTTGTACAAAAGTTTCTAGAGGTTATGAAGGAAGTTACTCCTGATTATGACGTTTTAATTCTTGATTTAATAAATACTACTGCAATGGACTCAACAGCTATTGACGCTTTAGAGAGAGTGTACCAAATGTGCAAAAATAAGGGAGTAAAAATAAAACTTATAAATGTACAGGAGCAGCCTAGAAAGGTTCTTAGACAAATGGGATTTATGGAGCTTGTAGGGGAAGAGTCTATAGTATATCATAAAGAAAAAAATATTAATTCAACATTATAAAATAAATAGAATAATTTAATGGCAAACTTAATTTTATTAAAAAAGGTTCAGAGAGTTAAAGTCTCTGAACCTTTTTAAATATTTTCATATTTTAAATAATGATTTAATTGTAATGTTTTTGTTGTTGTAAACAATGTGAAAATAATATAAAATTCAAGTATTAATATATTAATATTGAGAGGAAGTACTTTATGGGAGACGAATTAAGAGAAGAGGTTCTTGATAAATTAACTAAAGTATGTGTATGTACAGGCACATCACGTAGAACAATTAAAGAAGCAGTTAAAAAAGGTGCTTTAACTTTTCAAGATATAAAAGCTAAAACAGGAGCAGGATCGGGAAGTTGCTGCGGTAGAAAATGTAGAGAGAAGATTGAACAAATAATAAGCTCTTTAAATTAATTTTTTAAATAAAATAGAAGTTATTAAGAGGAAACTAAATAGGGTTACCTCTTTTTAGAGTAATTAAATATTAAGAAAGTAGGGAGAAAGGTGAGTGGGAGACTAAAGAAACCATATTTATTTCTATGTGTTGTAGTAATAACACTATTTTACATAATATCCCCAGTAGCAGTAGTTCATGCAAGTATTGATCTAAAGGATTATAATACTAAGGCGGCAGTTTTAATTGATGCCACTACAGGAAAAGTTTTGTATGAAAATAACAAGGATGGGATTCTAGGGCAAGCTTCAGTAACTAAACTTATGACATATTATGTTATAAGGGATTACTTAAAGAAAACTAATACTCCTTTATCTAAAAAAATAACAGTAGATGCTGATTTTAGTATAGTGCCTGAGGATGGGACTCAACTTAGACTGAAAAAAGGAGATGTTTTAACTATTAAGGATTTATTAGAATCACTTCTAATTATGTCTGCTAATGACAGTGCAATTCAATTAGAAAAAGTAGTAGAACACTCTACAGGTCAAAATTTTTTAAACTTAATGAATTCTAAGGTTAAAGAATTAGGATTAAATAGAACAAATTACATAAACACAAGTGGATTAACCCAGGAGTCTAAGGGTAAAAAAGTTTATAACACTACAACTGCTTATGAAACTGCTGTTTTAGCTAAAAAGATAATTGATGAATATCCAGATACATTAAAAATAACATCTAAAAGAAGCTATACTTATAAAAACATCACATATCCTAATACTAATAAGTTATTACCAATTGTAAAATCTGTAGATGGTCTAAAAACAGGGCATACAACTGAGGCAGGATATTGCTTAGCTTCTACAGAGGGGATATCAGGGACATCTAATAATAATAAACCCTTTAGGTTAATTGCAGTAACTTTAGGTTCGAATTCTGATACTGATAGAACAAATGTAAATAAAAAATTATTAAAGTATGGAGAAGTTAACTTTGAAAATAGGAAAGTAATAAGTAAAAAACAAGGTTTTAATATAAAAAGTAAGTATCATAAAGGTGGAATAATACCTTCAAGTGTAGGAGATGATATTTATTATCTTCTTAAGAAAAATAGTAAAGTAGAGACAAAGGCAACTCTTATAAAGGGTTTAAAAGGTAATATAAAAAAAGGAGAGGTTGTTGGAAGTCTAAGTATAAAAATAGACGGTTCAACTGTTGAAGAAGATTTAATTTCAACTTCTGATATTAAAAAGGTTGGTATACTAAAAAGAATTGGATTATTCTTTGAAGATTTATTTTAATAAATAAAAAAGAGTCGATTAGATTTATCGACTCTTTTTTATATTATGCCCTTTTTCATAAGAGCAGCGGATAAAGTTTTTTGTCCCCAGCTTAGCTCAATATCTTTAAGCTTTGAAAACCCATTTTTTCTCCAAAAGTTCAAAACATTTCTATCATAACTTGTAACAACATCAATTCTTATAGCGGTACTTTTTGTTGTCCTTATATATTTTTCAAATTCATGGAAAATGAGACTGCCTAATCCCTGATTTAAATAATCGCAATGTAACATTAAAAGAGATAGATATGTTTCATTAGATATTTTAAACTCTATGAGGCCAAAGATTTTACCTGTACATTTATCTACTATTTTACAAGGTGAAAATCCAGCATTTTTCATTCCCTTTACATCTTCAAGTAACCAGTCATATGTAATAACTTCTTTATCCATATGGTTTACCAAGAAATTTTTGTTTGAGTTATATACTTTAGTGATTTCAATTAAATCATCAACATCAGTAATATCAACAAAAAAATCTTTTCCTTCAAAAAGCATAGGAGCTCCCCCTTAATTCTAGTAAAGTGCTAAAGTCGAAGTTCAAAATCTGAAAATATTTTTCTGAATAAAGGAAAATATTTTGCTATCAAAATAATTATAACACTAATTATAATTTGTTAAATAGGAATTTAAGAATATTTGATTTCCAATATAAAGATATATAATGTAGACTAGTCCGTTTAAACTTCCTTATATGGATATAATCTAAATAAGATTAAAGGTAGTAAGGAGTGCTTTTATGAAGTTTAGAATATATATGTTAATTCCCTTTTTTATAATAGGTATATTAGCATTTAGATATTTTGATACATACAAAATACTCATAATTATGGGCTTAACTCTACTATTAACAGCATCTTTAATTACAATATTAAAAAAGAACATAATATGGTTAATTTTTTATGTTTTTTTTATAGTTGGAGGAGTTACAGTGTTAACAAATAAAGTTGTAATCGATAAAAAATATAAGGTGATATCTGAATATAGAGAGTTTGATGGTATGATTGTAGATGTGAAAGATGACAGTATAACTATTAAAAATAATAAAATAGGTTATAAAGTTACTTTTTTTATTTCTAGTTATGTACAAGTCAAAGATAAAGTGGAGCTTGGAGATTATGTTATTATAAATGGGAAGTTGAAGGAAAAACTGC
Proteins encoded:
- a CDS encoding DUF1653 domain-containing protein — its product is MEINNVNIVDYIGKTFKHFKGDLYLLIDIAIHSETDEEMVVYKALYGDCRTYVRPLSMFISKVDKSKYPNSSQEYRFQPYSLKSVK
- a CDS encoding 3'-5' exonuclease; translated protein: MRALYQEGSRYTCIDNVKGLAEVDVNFEKYEGFTDTFVAIDIETTGLKYDENKIIQLSGIKYKDGKEIARFDEYINPKVYIPRFITEINGITNEMVKTMPTIDEVIPKFVEFLEDFIIVAHNSKFDMKFILFNLHMYNVLNSNAINLNNKVVDTLLLSRRYLNGIVENNKLITLKKHFNIVTEKEHCGIDDAYSCAELYLRISEIVNKI
- a CDS encoding SulP family inorganic anion transporter, coding for MKPKLLTMFERKEITKKSITKDFISGVIVAIIALPLSVALAISSGVSPEKGLITAIIAGLFISLLGGSRVQIGGPTGAFVVIVYGIVKTHGLNGLIIATIMAGIIMIGLGLFKFGSVIKFVPYPITVGFTAGIAITLLSTQVKDFLGLDIKDVPSEFIPKWQVYFESMNSINITALLVGLIAIFIMIFWPRINRTIPGSLVALIFTTILVQVFNLQVATIGSSFESISSSIPMPTFPNIDIAQIKVLIGPAITIAILASIESLLSAVVADGMIGGKHDSNMELIAQGVGNIFSGIFGGIPATGAIARTAANIKNGGRSPISGIVHAITLLLIMLIFMPLAKLIPMTTLAAILIIVSYNMGEWRTFASLLKAPKSDTAVLLITFSLTVIFDLVVAIEVGMVLVAFLFMKSMADTTKIECVKDDKESNELNNEVIRKDENTSKDKVLIYEIHGPFFFGVVQKFLEVMKEVTPDYDVLILDLINTTAMDSTAIDALERVYQMCKNKGVKIKLINVQEQPRKVLRQMGFMELVGEESIVYHKEKNINSTL
- the rbr gene encoding rubrerythrin; the encoded protein is MLLGDSKTKENLMRAFAGESQARNRYDMAASVAKKEGFFIIEKAFIYTADQERAHAKLYYDKLKSFAGNNVNISEAGYPIDIYDQTLPLLKAASKNEYEEWGEVYKDFAKVANEEGFTDIATIFSQVAEIEKIHGDRFARFYEEIESGTLFRKSEDVQWMCTNCGHVHTGKEAPGVCSTCSHPRGYFLLFEHSLFE
- a CDS encoding PBECR2 nuclease fold domain-containing protein; amino-acid sequence: MSKNLNSYYWVGKISSNMGRIVNFNYTGVVYMSSGVMRHILKKHRSQLSKKNLHDPIGCIKRVIKNPDYIGTHPDKQGTSMEFVKCIHDNHILVAVDVDKEDGYIYISSMYPITDAKLESRICSGRFKKAIIR
- a CDS encoding (2Fe-2S)-binding protein; translated protein: MGDELREEVLDKLTKVCVCTGTSRRTIKEAVKKGALTFQDIKAKTGAGSGSCCGRKCREKIEQIISSLN
- a CDS encoding arsenate reductase family protein, yielding MKGLFIEYPKCSTCKKAKTWLVENNVQFEERHIVDNNPSKEELSEWIEKSNFPIKKFFNTSGILYREMNLKDKINDATKEELISILSENGMLVKRPIFLFKDKVLVGFKEAEYEELIK
- a CDS encoding D-alanyl-D-alanine carboxypeptidase family protein gives rise to the protein MSGRLKKPYLFLCVVVITLFYIISPVAVVHASIDLKDYNTKAAVLIDATTGKVLYENNKDGILGQASVTKLMTYYVIRDYLKKTNTPLSKKITVDADFSIVPEDGTQLRLKKGDVLTIKDLLESLLIMSANDSAIQLEKVVEHSTGQNFLNLMNSKVKELGLNRTNYINTSGLTQESKGKKVYNTTTAYETAVLAKKIIDEYPDTLKITSKRSYTYKNITYPNTNKLLPIVKSVDGLKTGHTTEAGYCLASTEGISGTSNNNKPFRLIAVTLGSNSDTDRTNVNKKLLKYGEVNFENRKVISKKQGFNIKSKYHKGGIIPSSVGDDIYYLLKKNSKVETKATLIKGLKGNIKKGEVVGSLSIKIDGSTVEEDLISTSDIKKVGILKRIGLFFEDLF
- a CDS encoding lipoate--protein ligase, with the protein product MLYIYNNSTDPYFNLAAEEYVLKNFTEDCFILWRNSTAVIIGKNQNALAEINLDYVKENNIHVVRRLSGGGAVFHDLGNVNFTFITNDTDDFVNFSKFTSPIIGVLNDKLDIKAELSGRNDLTINDQKFSGNAQYNYKNRVLHHGTLLFASSITNISDSLKVKPSKFEGKGVKSVKSRVTNISSHLKSPITIEDFISLTMDYVKNNNSSEGKIYEFTKEDISSIIKLRDEKYSTWEWNFGTSPKYNFINEKRFKGGTVELHFNVEKGIIKNCKIYGDFFSKKDVKDVEDALIGVKHNYDSIHESLKTLDIGKYFSNITIEDIMEIAL
- a CDS encoding GNAT family N-acetyltransferase, whose amino-acid sequence is MLFEGKDFFVDITDVDDLIEITKVYNSNKNFLVNHMDKEVITYDWLLEDVKGMKNAGFSPCKIVDKCTGKIFGLIEFKISNETYLSLLMLHCDYLNQGLGSLIFHEFEKYIRTTKSTAIRIDVVTSYDRNVLNFWRKNGFSKLKDIELSWGQKTLSAALMKKGII